Proteins encoded within one genomic window of Pedobacter africanus:
- a CDS encoding DUF47 domain-containing protein gives MNSIFKFFTPKDKKFQPLFEQAGSNVLKISQALLLALSATDLEKRKEHIKEVERLEHVGDDITHSIFLELSKNFITPFDREDIHALASAVDDIADYIHASASNIELYNVTNIADAMIKLAELLVEMCTDLEKAIKELRSFKNIRVIADACVRINSGENQADYVCNLAIARLFEFETNAIELIRQKEVLQTLELATDKCEDAANVLESILVKNA, from the coding sequence ATGAACAGCATTTTTAAGTTCTTTACCCCTAAAGACAAGAAATTTCAGCCCCTGTTTGAGCAGGCAGGAAGCAATGTATTGAAAATTTCACAGGCCCTGCTGCTTGCACTGAGTGCTACCGACCTGGAGAAAAGGAAAGAGCACATCAAAGAAGTAGAGCGTCTTGAGCATGTTGGTGACGACATTACCCACTCCATTTTTCTTGAATTAAGTAAAAACTTCATTACGCCTTTCGACAGGGAAGATATCCATGCCCTGGCCAGTGCGGTTGATGACATTGCAGATTATATCCATGCATCGGCAAGTAATATTGAATTGTACAATGTAACCAATATTGCTGATGCCATGATTAAACTGGCTGAATTGCTGGTTGAAATGTGTACAGACCTTGAAAAGGCGATCAAAGAACTGAGAAGCTTTAAAAATATCCGTGTAATTGCTGATGCCTGTGTCAGGATCAACAGCGGGGAAAACCAGGCCGACTACGTATGTAACCTGGCAATTGCCCGTTTGTTCGAATTTGAAACCAATGCCATCGAACTGATCAGGCAAAAAGAAGTGCTGCAGACCCTTGAACTGGCTACAGATAAATGTGAGGATGCAGCAAATGTGCTGGAATCTATTTTGGTAAAGAATGCTTAA
- a CDS encoding inorganic phosphate transporter — MVSTFTLLVIVIVLAIAFDYINGFHDAANSIATIVSTKVLSPFQAVLWAAVFNFAAYFYFTDHKVANTIAKTVVENFITLEVILAGLLAAITWNLFTWWFGIPSSSSHTLIGGFAGAGMAKAASLGAGVMSAINLAPILKVVAFIVLAPVIGMVISVIISIIILHISKNARPSVAEKWFKRLQLISSAALSFTHGGNDAQKVMGIIYVAMVAGNQLNSGDAMPEWVPISCYAAIALGTMSGGWKIVKTMGSKITKVNAFEGVAAESAGAVTLGITEHFGIPVSTTHTITGSIVGVGLLKRVSAVRWGVTVSLLWAWVLTIPVSATLAAIVFSIIHLFF, encoded by the coding sequence ATGGTATCTACATTTACGTTACTGGTTATTGTAATCGTTCTGGCTATTGCCTTCGATTATATAAACGGTTTTCACGATGCTGCAAACTCCATTGCAACCATTGTATCCACAAAAGTACTTTCGCCCTTCCAGGCGGTACTGTGGGCGGCAGTATTCAATTTTGCCGCATATTTTTATTTTACAGACCACAAAGTAGCCAACACCATTGCCAAAACGGTAGTAGAAAACTTTATTACCCTGGAAGTCATATTGGCAGGCCTTTTAGCGGCCATCACCTGGAACCTTTTTACCTGGTGGTTTGGTATCCCGTCCAGTTCTTCGCACACCCTTATAGGTGGTTTTGCGGGTGCAGGTATGGCAAAGGCAGCTTCATTAGGTGCAGGCGTTATGTCGGCCATCAATTTGGCCCCTATATTAAAAGTTGTGGCCTTTATTGTCCTGGCCCCGGTTATAGGTATGGTGATCTCGGTGATCATCTCCATCATTATTTTGCACATCTCTAAAAATGCAAGACCTTCAGTGGCCGAAAAATGGTTTAAACGCCTGCAGCTGATCTCCTCTGCTGCACTAAGCTTTACCCATGGTGGTAACGATGCGCAGAAGGTTATGGGTATCATTTATGTAGCCATGGTAGCAGGCAATCAGCTAAACTCCGGCGATGCGATGCCGGAATGGGTGCCTATTTCCTGTTATGCAGCAATTGCGCTTGGAACCATGAGCGGCGGCTGGAAAATTGTGAAAACCATGGGTTCAAAAATTACCAAGGTAAATGCTTTTGAAGGTGTTGCAGCCGAATCTGCAGGCGCGGTAACCCTTGGTATTACGGAGCATTTTGGTATCCCGGTTTCTACCACACATACCATTACCGGATCTATCGTGGGCGTAGGACTGTTAAAAAGGGTTTCTGCAGTAAGGTGGGGGGTTACCGTAAGCCTATTGTGGGCATGGGTATTGACCATCCCCGTTTCTGCTACACTTGCTGCCATTGTATTCAGCATCATCCACCTGTTCTTTTAA
- a CDS encoding HD domain-containing protein has translation MYTIIEQTTAFVKATLADAEAGHDWFHIERVYKNALRINAIEQADELIVALAALLHDIADAKFNNGDEEIGPRIAGDFMRSINLPEAIAEHVQQIIRNLSYKASLGEISFASKELDVVQDADRLDAIGAIGIARAFTYGGYKNRVLYDPNIKPNMNMSKEEYKNSAAPTINHFYEKLLRLKDLMKTDEGKKMAQQRHDFMLAYLEQFYTEV, from the coding sequence ATGTATACTATTATTGAACAAACCACAGCCTTTGTAAAAGCCACACTTGCCGATGCTGAGGCTGGTCACGACTGGTTCCACATTGAACGGGTATATAAAAATGCACTCCGCATTAACGCCATTGAACAGGCCGACGAACTCATCGTAGCACTGGCTGCCTTGCTGCATGACATTGCAGATGCCAAGTTCAATAACGGGGATGAAGAAATAGGCCCCCGTATAGCGGGTGATTTTATGCGGTCCATTAACCTGCCCGAAGCAATAGCGGAACATGTACAGCAGATTATCCGGAACCTCAGCTATAAGGCCAGTCTGGGTGAGATCAGCTTTGCCTCTAAAGAATTGGACGTGGTACAAGATGCCGACCGTCTGGATGCCATAGGTGCCATTGGCATAGCACGTGCCTTTACTTATGGAGGCTATAAGAACCGGGTATTGTACGATCCCAACATCAAACCCAACATGAACATGAGCAAGGAAGAGTATAAGAACAGTGCCGCTCCTACCATCAATCATTTTTACGAAAAACTATTGAGGCTTAAAGACCTGATGAAGACGGATGAAGGGAAAAAAATGGCACAGCAGCGGCACGATTTTATGCTGGCTTACCTGGAACAATTTTATACTGAAGTTTAA
- a CDS encoding sensor histidine kinase → MKLSVLVLIAAFAVGLSIGLVNFYFQQSWYFMLVSFVVTFITSFIVFYYLLEKYIYSKIVLIYKMIHNLKLGKDLKDALGEYVSSDPINDVEQEVKEWAGAKKREIEMLKKQEQFRREFLSNVSHEFKTPLFAIQGYIETLQDCLTDDPEMAAKFLDKAEKNVERLSYLITDLDSISKLETGEIPINYEKFDFVLLAKEVMESLEDRAKKRNIKLSFKDKYTHPAFVRADREKIRQVMINLIHNSLKYGKEQGSTAIKIFELHDQYLIEVTDDGIGIDEKHLSRLFERFYRIDSHRSREEGGTGLGLAIVKHILEAHEQIITVRSTLQIGTTFAFTLEKIG, encoded by the coding sequence ATGAAATTAAGTGTCCTTGTATTAATTGCTGCCTTTGCAGTAGGCCTATCTATAGGCCTTGTTAATTTCTATTTCCAGCAAAGCTGGTATTTTATGCTGGTTTCTTTTGTAGTAACTTTTATCACCAGCTTCATTGTTTTCTATTACCTGCTCGAAAAATATATCTATTCCAAAATCGTGCTGATCTATAAAATGATCCATAACCTGAAACTGGGCAAAGACCTTAAAGATGCGCTAGGCGAATACGTAAGTTCTGATCCTATTAATGATGTAGAACAGGAAGTAAAAGAATGGGCAGGAGCAAAAAAACGTGAGATTGAAATGCTGAAAAAGCAGGAGCAGTTCAGAAGGGAGTTTTTGTCCAATGTATCGCATGAGTTTAAAACCCCTTTGTTCGCCATACAAGGTTATATTGAAACTTTGCAGGACTGCCTTACCGATGATCCGGAGATGGCGGCGAAATTCCTGGACAAAGCCGAAAAAAATGTAGAGCGGCTGAGTTACCTGATTACCGACCTGGATTCCATATCGAAGCTGGAAACCGGCGAGATCCCGATCAATTATGAAAAGTTTGATTTCGTTCTGCTGGCTAAAGAAGTCATGGAAAGTCTTGAAGACCGCGCCAAAAAGCGAAACATCAAACTTTCCTTTAAAGATAAATATACCCATCCGGCATTTGTAAGGGCCGATCGGGAAAAGATCAGACAGGTCATGATCAACCTGATCCACAACTCACTAAAATATGGTAAAGAACAGGGTTCTACTGCCATTAAAATCTTTGAACTGCATGACCAGTATCTGATAGAGGTAACGGATGACGGGATAGGCATCGATGAAAAGCACCTGTCTCGCCTGTTCGAGCGCTTTTACCGGATAGATTCGCACCGGTCCCGGGAAGAGGGCGGTACCGGCCTTGGCCTGGCTATCGTAAAACATATCCTGGAAGCGCATGAACAGATCATCACGGTAAGGAGTACCCTGCAAATCGGGACAACTTTTGCTTTTACACTTGAAAAGATTGGTTAA
- a CDS encoding TIGR03915 family putative DNA repair protein has protein sequence MTYIFDGSFEGLLCAIFDWFERKPGGVLLKTKQTYQPEAFNECFSVYSDQKKAERVWKGLEKRLTKDWIRRFYCTFLSEDAAAYQSLFSFACYIFTHPPGAEANYGNPYVLAIAQMAKKVEREKHRMEAFIRFQHAADGIFYCAIDPDFNVLPLLLFHFKNRYADQQWIIYDIKRHYGLHYNLNTVEEVQLAPESEKLLQKPAQHLGDKKESLYAILWKDYFKSTNITARKNTRLHVRHVPKRYWKYLTEKTFISH, from the coding sequence ATGACCTATATATTTGACGGAAGCTTTGAAGGCCTTCTTTGTGCGATATTCGATTGGTTCGAGCGCAAGCCTGGCGGAGTATTGTTAAAAACAAAACAAACCTACCAACCTGAAGCCTTTAATGAATGTTTTAGCGTCTATTCTGACCAGAAAAAAGCCGAAAGAGTTTGGAAAGGCCTGGAAAAACGACTGACCAAAGACTGGATAAGGCGCTTTTACTGTACTTTTCTGTCGGAAGACGCAGCAGCTTATCAAAGCCTGTTTTCTTTTGCCTGCTATATCTTCACACATCCCCCGGGTGCCGAAGCCAATTACGGCAACCCTTATGTGCTGGCCATTGCACAAATGGCAAAGAAAGTGGAACGTGAAAAACACCGCATGGAAGCATTCATCCGATTTCAACATGCCGCAGATGGCATTTTCTACTGCGCTATAGATCCCGACTTCAATGTACTGCCCTTACTGCTGTTTCATTTCAAAAATCGTTATGCAGACCAGCAATGGATCATATATGACATCAAAAGGCATTACGGCCTGCATTATAACCTGAACACTGTTGAAGAGGTTCAGCTGGCGCCTGAAAGTGAAAAATTGCTGCAGAAACCCGCACAACACCTCGGCGATAAAAAAGAAAGCCTTTACGCCATACTCTGGAAGGACTACTTTAAAAGTACAAATATTACTGCACGCAAAAATACCAGGCTGCATGTCCGGCACGTTCCAAAAAGATATTGGAAATATCTTACAGAAAAAACATTCATATCACATTAA
- a CDS encoding putative DNA modification/repair radical SAM protein translates to MDERIREKLNILADAAKYDVSCSSSGGTRKNENKGLGDSHKSGICHTYTEDGRCVSLLKILLTNHCIYDCAFCVSRKSNNIARAAFTVEEVVSLTINFYRRNFIEGLFLSSGIFKNADFTMERLLRIVKKLRLEERFNGYIHLKTIPGASDELIREAGLYADRMSINLEMPTASGLKLLAPEKSHEDVKKPLGLVQQQIVQFKDERKLIKSIPVFVPAGQSTQMVIGASPETDKDIMHTAAAFYKEFSLKRVYYSGYIPISNDKRLPLLGSQPPLVRENRLYQTDWLMRFYGFHVNELLNDANPNLDADIDPKLSWALRNLQYFPVDINTAAYKMILRIPGIGLSSALKIVQARKFGKLRSDQLKKIGIAYNKARYFIHCADTPYQLRDYQATQIKSFILAESQSKYLKNDLKQLALF, encoded by the coding sequence ATGGATGAGAGAATAAGGGAAAAACTGAATATCCTGGCCGATGCAGCAAAATATGATGTATCATGCTCATCGAGTGGCGGGACGAGGAAGAATGAGAATAAGGGACTGGGCGACAGCCACAAATCAGGCATCTGCCATACTTATACTGAAGACGGGCGTTGCGTTTCCCTCCTAAAGATCCTGCTCACCAATCATTGCATTTACGATTGCGCTTTTTGTGTTTCCAGAAAGAGCAACAATATTGCCCGGGCAGCTTTTACGGTTGAGGAAGTGGTTTCGCTTACTATCAACTTTTACCGGCGCAATTTTATCGAAGGCCTTTTCCTCAGTTCCGGCATTTTTAAAAATGCTGACTTTACCATGGAACGATTGCTCAGGATTGTAAAAAAACTACGGCTTGAGGAACGTTTTAACGGCTATATACATCTGAAAACCATTCCTGGCGCCAGTGACGAACTCATTAGAGAAGCAGGTTTATATGCCGACAGGATGAGTATTAACCTGGAGATGCCTACTGCAAGCGGACTGAAGTTACTCGCACCCGAAAAAAGCCATGAAGACGTTAAAAAGCCATTGGGCCTGGTACAGCAGCAAATTGTACAGTTTAAGGATGAAAGAAAGCTGATCAAAAGCATTCCGGTTTTTGTTCCGGCCGGGCAAAGCACGCAAATGGTTATCGGGGCAAGTCCCGAAACTGATAAAGACATCATGCACACTGCCGCAGCATTTTACAAAGAATTTTCGTTGAAAAGGGTTTATTACTCTGGCTATATTCCCATCAGTAACGACAAACGCCTCCCGCTCCTGGGATCACAGCCGCCGCTGGTTAGGGAAAACAGGCTATACCAAACCGATTGGCTGATGCGTTTTTATGGTTTTCATGTAAATGAACTGCTCAATGATGCCAATCCAAACCTGGATGCAGATATAGATCCCAAACTAAGCTGGGCACTCCGGAACCTGCAATACTTTCCTGTGGACATCAATACGGCTGCCTACAAAATGATACTCCGCATTCCTGGCATAGGGCTAAGTTCTGCCCTGAAGATTGTGCAGGCCCGTAAGTTCGGGAAGCTGAGATCAGATCAGCTGAAGAAAATTGGCATCGCCTACAATAAGGCCCGCTACTTTATCCACTGTGCAGACACACCTTATCAGTTGAGAGATTATCAGGCTACCCAGATCAAATCATTTATCCTGGCAGAAAGCCAAAGTAAATACCTTAAAAACGACCTGAAACAACTGGCACTATTCTGA